From one Catenuloplanes nepalensis genomic stretch:
- a CDS encoding aldehyde dehydrogenase family protein: MRITSRPADERATAVYSSVNPARTGDVVAEVILGDADTFVTACAAARERQSTWAGIPAPVRGRVMGAAGRLVEANAETLARLVTREIGKPYAEALGEVREIVDTCEFFLGEGRRLYGETVPSEMPDKQLFTFRNPVGTVAVITAGNFPVAVPSWYLVPALLTGNTVVWKPAEYAAASAHALYRLFVAAGLPDGVLQLVFATGDDTYAGLSQALDAGLVDKVGFTGSTEVGRRIGELCGRHLQSPCLELGGKNPMVVTPSADLDLAVEGALFAGFGTAGQRCTSLGTVIVHRDVHDEFLRRFTAAVEAAPVGDPAGDVVLGPLLDARFAARFEEYLTWIAPHHTVSGSSAVGRITADAPRNGFTGVSTEGLYYHPTIVAGVTETDPIFLHETFGPLVGVLPYDTLDDAIRLANLPGYGLSSAIYTTDPADVFTFRRRISAGMVSVNNSTSGAEAHLPFGGNGKSGNGSRQSGRWVLDQFTRWQSVNWDHSGRLQKAQMDVADLTADGGFRL, encoded by the coding sequence ATGAGGATCACTTCCCGGCCGGCCGATGAGCGCGCCACCGCCGTCTACTCCTCCGTCAACCCTGCCCGCACCGGCGACGTCGTCGCGGAGGTGATCCTCGGTGACGCGGACACGTTCGTCACCGCCTGCGCCGCCGCCCGCGAGCGTCAGTCCACCTGGGCCGGCATCCCGGCACCGGTCCGTGGCCGGGTGATGGGTGCCGCCGGTCGCCTGGTCGAGGCGAACGCCGAAACTCTGGCCCGCCTCGTCACCCGGGAGATCGGCAAGCCGTACGCGGAGGCGCTCGGGGAGGTCCGGGAGATCGTCGACACCTGTGAGTTCTTCCTCGGCGAGGGGCGGCGGCTCTACGGCGAGACCGTGCCGAGCGAGATGCCGGACAAGCAGCTCTTCACGTTCCGCAACCCGGTCGGCACGGTCGCGGTGATCACGGCGGGCAACTTCCCGGTCGCGGTCCCATCCTGGTATCTGGTGCCGGCGCTGCTCACCGGCAACACCGTGGTCTGGAAGCCGGCCGAGTATGCGGCCGCCTCCGCGCACGCGCTCTACCGGCTGTTCGTCGCGGCGGGGCTCCCCGACGGCGTCCTCCAGCTGGTCTTCGCGACCGGCGACGACACGTACGCCGGCCTGTCGCAAGCGCTCGACGCGGGCCTCGTCGACAAGGTGGGCTTCACCGGCTCCACCGAGGTCGGCCGGAGGATCGGTGAGCTGTGCGGGCGGCACCTGCAGTCGCCCTGTCTGGAACTCGGCGGCAAGAATCCCATGGTGGTCACGCCGAGCGCGGATCTGGACCTGGCCGTCGAGGGCGCGCTCTTCGCCGGCTTCGGCACGGCCGGACAGCGCTGCACCTCGCTCGGCACCGTGATCGTGCACCGCGACGTGCACGACGAGTTCCTGCGCCGGTTCACCGCGGCCGTCGAGGCCGCGCCGGTCGGCGACCCTGCCGGTGACGTGGTCCTCGGCCCGCTGCTGGACGCGCGCTTCGCGGCCCGCTTCGAGGAGTATCTGACCTGGATCGCGCCGCACCACACGGTCTCCGGCTCGTCCGCCGTCGGCCGGATCACCGCGGACGCGCCGCGCAACGGTTTCACCGGCGTCTCCACGGAAGGCCTCTATTACCACCCGACGATCGTCGCCGGCGTCACCGAGACCGACCCGATCTTCCTGCACGAGACGTTCGGACCGCTGGTCGGTGTGCTGCCCTACGACACGCTCGACGACGCCATCCGCCTGGCCAACCTGCCCGGATACGGCCTGAGCAGCGCGATCTACACCACCGACCCGGCGGACGTCTTCACGTTCCGCCGCCGGATCTCGGCCGGCATGGTCAGTGTCAACAACTCCACCTCCGGCGCGGAGGCGCATCTGCCGTTCGGCGGGAACGGCAAGTCCGGCAACGGCAGCCGCCAGTCCGGCCGCTGGGTCCTCGACCAGTTCACCCGCTGGCAGTCGGTGAACTGGGACCATTCCGGCCGCCTCCAGAAGGCCCAGATGGACGTCGCCGACCTGACCGCCGACGGCGGCTTCCGGCTCTGA
- the tnpC gene encoding IS66 family transposase, translated as MSDLPSPSYDDLLAENVVLRAMVADVTARLEQAMGRIAELEARLKQSSSNSSKPPSSDGLAKPSPKSLRPRSGQGPGRPKGQDGVTLQRFADADVVRHVPAVCGGCGDSLAGADEVDMFWRQVVDVPPVTPQVTEHQMITVKCRCGHHTTAPAPPEATAPMVYGPRLAGIGVYLLHGQFLSVSRTAAALKDLFGAPVAAGTVAGWVKRTALGIIDTVLPVIAGRIINAPVANFDETGMRVAGRLAWLHSASTPTDVLLAVHTTRGTKAMDAIGVLPTFTGVAVHDAWAPYDTYTHMSHALCNAHALRELIYVTDTATGPVAEHAEQAATALRRLNRLTADATERIPDPEKLAFYQHVLHSAVVLGVAATATRASKLERKYHALFVRLRNRRDDYLRFVTDPAVPFDNNRAEQTIRMPKLRVKVSGSMRTTTGAEHFAAIRSYTATAARQGIDTLDALIQATTGNPWIPTPA; from the coding sequence GTGTCTGACCTGCCGTCGCCGTCGTATGACGATCTCCTTGCGGAGAACGTGGTGTTGCGGGCGATGGTGGCGGACGTGACGGCTCGGCTGGAGCAGGCGATGGGCCGGATCGCGGAGCTTGAGGCTCGGTTGAAGCAGTCGTCGTCGAACTCGTCGAAGCCTCCCTCGTCGGACGGGTTGGCGAAGCCGTCGCCGAAGTCGTTGCGGCCGCGGTCGGGTCAGGGTCCGGGACGGCCGAAAGGCCAAGACGGGGTCACTTTGCAACGCTTCGCGGATGCGGATGTGGTCCGGCACGTGCCCGCGGTGTGCGGCGGGTGCGGGGATAGCCTGGCCGGCGCGGACGAGGTCGATATGTTCTGGCGGCAGGTGGTCGATGTGCCACCGGTGACACCGCAGGTGACCGAGCATCAGATGATCACCGTCAAATGCCGGTGTGGGCACCACACCACCGCGCCCGCACCACCGGAAGCGACGGCACCGATGGTGTACGGGCCTCGGCTGGCCGGGATCGGGGTGTATCTGCTGCACGGGCAGTTCCTGTCGGTGTCGCGGACCGCCGCCGCGCTCAAGGACCTGTTCGGGGCGCCGGTCGCCGCCGGCACGGTGGCCGGCTGGGTGAAACGCACCGCGCTGGGCATCATCGACACGGTGTTACCGGTGATCGCTGGGCGGATCATCAACGCACCGGTCGCGAATTTCGACGAGACCGGGATGCGGGTCGCCGGCCGCCTGGCGTGGCTGCACTCGGCGTCCACTCCCACGGATGTGCTCCTCGCGGTGCACACCACACGCGGCACGAAAGCGATGGACGCGATCGGGGTGCTGCCGACGTTCACCGGGGTCGCGGTGCACGACGCGTGGGCGCCGTACGACACCTACACGCACATGAGCCACGCCCTGTGCAACGCGCACGCGTTGCGTGAGCTGATCTACGTCACCGACACCGCTACCGGTCCGGTCGCCGAGCACGCCGAGCAGGCGGCCACCGCGCTGCGCCGGCTGAACCGGCTCACCGCCGACGCCACCGAGCGGATCCCCGACCCGGAGAAGCTCGCCTTCTACCAGCACGTCCTGCACAGCGCAGTCGTCCTCGGCGTCGCGGCCACCGCCACGCGGGCCAGCAAACTCGAACGCAAATACCACGCCCTGTTCGTCCGGCTCCGCAACCGCCGCGACGACTACCTGCGCTTCGTCACCGACCCCGCCGTCCCGTTTGACAACAACCGGGCGGAGCAGACGATCCGTATGCCGAAACTACGTGTCAAGGTCTCCGGCAGCATGCGCACCACGACCGGCGCCGAACACTTCGCCGCGATCCGCAGCTACACCGCCACCGCCGCCCGGCAAGGCATCGACACCCTCGACGCCCTCATCCAGGCCACCACCGGCAACCCCTGGATCCCCACCCCGGCCTGA
- a CDS encoding sigma 54-interacting transcriptional regulator, whose product MTETPEALVPNPPAGLPRTIGELKAAGHIFRTVKEELRENLLAQLRSGEKRFPGVVGYDDSVLPEVERALLAGHDMVLLGERGQGKTRLIRSLVNLLDEWTPVLPGSELNEHPLRPLTPGAQRQVRETGDDTPIAWLHRSMRYGEKLATPDTSVGDLIGDVDPIKIAQGRTLGDPETIHFGLVPRTNRGIFAVNELPDLAERIQVSMLNVLEERDIQVRGYQLRMPLDILLVASANPEDYTNRGRIITPLKDRFGAEIRTHYPVELDLELELVKQEADLAAEVPDHVLEIVARFARAVRESPSVDQRSGVSARFAIAAAETVAAGALRRAGLRGEAQPVARVADTTSIVSTLRGKVEFESGEEGRAIEILAHLLRTAVADTFRAKLSGLDLSGFTDLAADGTIIESGDMVSADELLNQVGTVPGLAKVLDRLGLGDAPTRGEAAAGVELVLEGLHLTRRLAKDVTDDGRTIYGS is encoded by the coding sequence GTGACAGAAACGCCAGAGGCGCTTGTGCCGAACCCGCCGGCCGGCCTGCCCCGCACGATCGGGGAGCTCAAGGCCGCCGGCCACATCTTCCGGACCGTCAAGGAGGAGCTGCGGGAGAACCTGCTCGCCCAGCTCCGCAGTGGGGAGAAGCGCTTCCCCGGTGTCGTCGGCTACGACGACTCCGTGCTGCCCGAGGTCGAGCGCGCGCTGCTGGCCGGGCACGACATGGTCCTGCTCGGCGAGCGCGGCCAGGGCAAGACCCGCCTGATCCGCTCGCTCGTCAACCTGCTCGACGAGTGGACGCCGGTCCTGCCCGGCTCCGAGCTCAACGAGCACCCACTGCGGCCGCTCACGCCGGGCGCGCAGCGGCAGGTCAGGGAAACCGGGGACGACACCCCGATCGCCTGGCTGCACCGCTCCATGCGGTACGGGGAGAAGCTCGCCACCCCGGACACCAGCGTCGGTGACCTGATCGGCGACGTCGACCCCATCAAGATCGCCCAGGGCCGGACGCTCGGCGACCCGGAGACGATTCACTTCGGCCTGGTCCCGCGCACCAACCGGGGGATCTTCGCGGTCAACGAGCTGCCCGACCTGGCCGAGCGCATCCAGGTCAGCATGCTCAACGTGCTGGAGGAGCGGGACATCCAGGTCCGCGGCTACCAGCTGCGCATGCCGCTGGACATCCTGCTGGTCGCGTCCGCGAACCCGGAGGACTACACGAACCGCGGCCGGATCATCACGCCGCTGAAGGACCGGTTCGGCGCGGAGATCCGTACCCACTATCCCGTCGAACTTGATCTTGAACTTGAGCTGGTCAAGCAGGAGGCCGACCTGGCCGCCGAGGTGCCGGACCACGTCTTGGAGATCGTCGCCCGGTTCGCCCGCGCGGTGCGCGAGTCGCCGAGCGTCGACCAGCGCTCCGGCGTCAGCGCCCGGTTCGCGATCGCGGCCGCGGAGACCGTCGCGGCCGGTGCGCTGCGCCGGGCCGGGCTGCGCGGCGAGGCACAGCCGGTCGCGCGCGTCGCGGACACCACGTCGATCGTCTCCACGCTGCGCGGCAAGGTCGAGTTCGAGAGCGGCGAGGAGGGCCGGGCGATCGAGATCCTGGCGCACCTGCTGCGCACCGCGGTCGCGGACACGTTCCGGGCGAAGCTGTCCGGCCTCGACCTGTCCGGCTTCACCGACCTGGCCGCGGACGGCACGATCATCGAGAGCGGTGACATGGTCAGCGCGGACGAGCTGCTCAACCAGGTCGGCACCGTGCCCGGCCTGGCCAAGGTGCTCGACCGCCTCGGCCTCGGCGACGCGCCCACCCGCGGTGAGGCCGCGGCCGGTGTCGAGCTGGTCCTGGAGGGCCTGCACCTGACCCGGCGGCTGGCCAAGGACGTCACCGACGACGGCCGCACGATCTACGGGAGCTGA
- a CDS encoding RtcB family protein yields the protein MEKINERLINWASILEPKTREQAERTSTLPFIFPHLALMPDAHLGKGATVGSVIPTLGAIIPAAVGVDIGCGMAAVKTQFHRSSLVGDLSKLRVAIERAIPLSAGGVNKSLTASAASRVAHLTEMSDKAGFTPADFAAKWELQLGSLGSGNHFIECSTDENGMVWLFLHSGSRGVGNRIAGHHIQVARDLMKRYWIDLPDLDMAYLVEGTAEFEAYIAALNWAQEYALLNREEMMDRVVACFAEWQGEAVSESERVSCHHNYTTRETHFGREVWLSRKGAINAARGVAGLIPGSMGDASYVVVGKGNPVALNSAPHGAGRNYSRSAARRTFTRDQLREAMKGIEYRDTDAFIDEIPAAYKPIDQVMTDAADLVEIRHTLRQFINVKGD from the coding sequence GTGGAGAAGATCAACGAGCGGCTCATCAACTGGGCCAGCATCCTCGAGCCGAAGACCCGTGAGCAGGCCGAACGCACGTCCACGCTGCCGTTCATCTTCCCGCACCTCGCGCTGATGCCGGACGCGCACCTGGGCAAGGGCGCGACCGTCGGCTCGGTCATCCCGACGCTCGGCGCGATCATCCCGGCCGCCGTGGGCGTGGACATCGGCTGCGGCATGGCCGCGGTGAAGACGCAGTTCCACCGCTCGTCGCTGGTCGGGGACCTCTCGAAGCTGCGCGTGGCGATCGAGCGCGCGATCCCGCTGTCCGCCGGTGGCGTGAACAAGTCGCTGACCGCTTCCGCCGCTTCTCGGGTGGCCCACCTGACGGAGATGTCGGACAAGGCGGGGTTCACGCCGGCCGACTTCGCGGCCAAGTGGGAGCTGCAGCTCGGCTCGCTCGGCTCCGGCAATCACTTCATCGAGTGCAGCACGGACGAGAACGGCATGGTCTGGCTCTTCCTGCACTCCGGCTCGCGCGGCGTCGGCAACCGGATCGCCGGTCACCACATCCAGGTCGCGCGCGACCTGATGAAGCGCTACTGGATCGACCTGCCCGACCTGGACATGGCATACCTGGTCGAGGGCACGGCCGAGTTCGAGGCGTACATCGCGGCGCTGAACTGGGCACAGGAGTACGCGCTGCTCAACCGCGAGGAGATGATGGACCGCGTGGTGGCCTGCTTCGCCGAGTGGCAGGGCGAGGCCGTGAGCGAGTCCGAGCGGGTCAGCTGCCACCACAACTACACGACCCGTGAGACGCACTTCGGCCGCGAGGTCTGGCTGTCCCGCAAGGGCGCGATCAACGCGGCGCGCGGCGTGGCCGGCCTGATCCCGGGCTCGATGGGCGACGCGTCGTACGTGGTGGTGGGCAAGGGCAACCCGGTCGCGCTGAACTCGGCACCGCACGGCGCGGGCCGCAACTACTCGCGGTCGGCCGCGCGCCGCACGTTCACCCGCGACCAGCTGCGCGAGGCGATGAAGGGCATCGAGTACCGCGACACGGACGCGTTCATCGACGAGATCCCGGCCGCCTACAAGCCGATCGACCAGGTGATGACGGACGCGGCCGACCTGGTCGAGATCCGTCACACGCTCCGCCAGTTCATCAACGTCAAGGGCGACTGA
- a CDS encoding VOC family protein: MTVRFAQWTIDVLDLELMASFWSAALGYRVERAPDGSAHLRSPSDGEPSVWLQPSGGVKRDKNRNHPDLRPAAGTTVDDEVTRLLALGATRVDVGQSGDEPFEVLADPEGNEFCVLHP; encoded by the coding sequence ATGACGGTTCGTTTCGCGCAGTGGACGATCGACGTGCTCGATCTGGAGCTGATGGCGTCGTTCTGGAGCGCCGCGCTCGGCTACCGGGTGGAGCGCGCGCCCGACGGGTCCGCGCACCTCCGGTCGCCGTCGGACGGCGAGCCGAGCGTGTGGCTGCAGCCGAGCGGCGGCGTGAAGCGGGACAAGAACCGCAACCATCCCGACCTGCGGCCGGCCGCGGGGACCACGGTGGACGACGAGGTAACACGGCTGCTCGCGCTCGGTGCGACCCGGGTGGACGTCGGGCAGAGCGGCGACGAGCCGTTCGAGGTGCTGGCCGACCCGGAGGGCAACGAGTTCTGCGTCCTGCACCCGTAG
- a CDS encoding macro domain-containing protein translates to MPVIEVVLGDLVEERVDAIVTAANESLLGGGGVDRAVHAAAGPELAGAGSALAPLDPGDAVATPAFRLGPRIRHVIHTVGPVWEGGGYDEAELLASCYRRCLEVADALGARSLAIPAISTGVYGYPAADAARIAVSTVRSVRTRVEVVRLVAFDEGSRDLLRSELAAQGVS, encoded by the coding sequence ATGCCGGTGATCGAGGTGGTGCTCGGCGACCTGGTCGAGGAGCGGGTGGACGCGATCGTCACCGCGGCCAACGAGTCGCTGCTCGGCGGCGGGGGAGTCGACCGCGCGGTGCACGCGGCGGCCGGACCGGAACTCGCCGGAGCCGGGTCCGCGCTCGCGCCGCTCGACCCGGGGGACGCGGTCGCCACGCCCGCGTTCCGGCTCGGCCCGCGGATCCGGCACGTGATCCACACGGTCGGGCCGGTGTGGGAGGGCGGCGGCTACGACGAGGCGGAGCTGCTCGCGTCGTGCTACCGGCGGTGCCTGGAGGTCGCGGACGCGCTCGGCGCGCGGAGTCTCGCCATACCGGCGATCAGCACCGGCGTGTACGGCTACCCGGCGGCCGACGCGGCGCGCATCGCGGTGTCGACGGTGCGCTCCGTGCGTACCCGCGTGGAAGTTGTGCGTTTGGTGGCCTTCGACGAGGGAAGCCGTGATCTCCTCAGGTCGGAGCTGGCGGCGCAGGGGGTGTCATGA
- a CDS encoding NAD-dependent epimerase/dehydratase family protein, which yields MRLLVLGGTEFVGRAVVEAAVGRGWWVTVLNRGRNTVTQSGVVSLQGDRLSPDGLAALAGLSFDAVVDTWSWTPAAVASAAASVSATSYAYVSSRSVYAWPAAAGASESAPLVGPSDDLSDYAGIKRAGELAAVERFGDRALLVRAGLILGPHENIGRLPWWLSRVARGGDVLAPGPPSLPLQYIDARDLAAWTLDALEAGLGGPFNLVSPPGHATMSSLLAACIAATGSTASLRWAEPSAILDAGVQPWTDLPIWMPPGEMHDAMHTSDVSRALATGLRCRPIWKTVADTWAWLQAIGGVAPQRPDRPAVGLAPDAEAAILKELR from the coding sequence ATGAGGCTGCTGGTGCTGGGCGGGACGGAGTTCGTGGGCCGCGCGGTGGTCGAGGCCGCGGTCGGGCGCGGGTGGTGGGTGACCGTGCTCAACCGCGGCCGCAACACGGTGACGCAGTCGGGTGTGGTGTCGCTGCAGGGGGATCGTCTCTCCCCGGACGGACTCGCCGCTCTGGCCGGTCTGTCCTTCGACGCGGTAGTGGACACGTGGAGTTGGACACCCGCGGCGGTCGCTTCGGCGGCTGCGTCCGTCTCCGCCACGTCGTACGCGTATGTCTCCAGTCGTTCCGTCTACGCCTGGCCGGCGGCGGCCGGGGCTTCCGAGTCGGCGCCGCTGGTCGGCCCTTCCGACGATCTTTCCGACTACGCGGGCATCAAGCGGGCGGGTGAGCTGGCCGCCGTCGAGCGCTTCGGCGACCGGGCGCTGCTGGTGCGCGCCGGGCTGATCCTCGGGCCGCACGAGAACATCGGCCGTCTGCCCTGGTGGCTGAGCCGCGTCGCGCGCGGCGGCGACGTGCTCGCGCCCGGCCCGCCGTCGCTGCCGTTGCAGTACATCGACGCGCGCGACCTGGCCGCCTGGACGCTGGACGCGCTCGAAGCCGGGCTCGGCGGGCCGTTCAACCTGGTCAGCCCGCCCGGGCACGCCACCATGTCGTCGCTGCTCGCCGCGTGTATCGCGGCCACCGGCTCGACCGCGTCGCTGCGGTGGGCCGAGCCGTCCGCCATCCTCGACGCGGGTGTGCAGCCCTGGACCGACCTGCCGATCTGGATGCCGCCCGGCGAGATGCACGACGCGATGCACACGTCCGACGTGTCCCGCGCGCTCGCCACCGGCCTGCGCTGCCGCCCGATCTGGAAGACCGTGGCCGACACCTGGGCCTGGCTGCAGGCGATCGGCGGCGTCGCACCACAGCGTCCGGACCGGCCCGCGGTCGGCCTCGCTCCGGACGCCGAGGCCGCGATCCTGAAGGAGTTGCGCTGA
- a CDS encoding acyl-CoA dehydrogenase family protein — translation MDFSLSDEEKAIRETVRSFVEKEVMPLEDTVLRRERAHRPGLLLEELRELQQKARAFGFWGLATPEEYGGMGLPAVMQSLIWTEIGRTIVPFRFGGEADNILFHASPEQKEEFLLPTIEGKRISCFAITEPGAGSDAANIRMSARQDGDDWILNGEKTFITNGNEADFAIVVAVTDPALGARRGGATAFLVDRAMGWRSEFIQTMGEGGPASLIFEDVRVPSRNILGDVGAGFELGMQWIGKGRYTIPSHALGIAERALEMALAHARTRETFGRVIGENQAIQWMIADSEVELEAARMLVLRAAWTVDAGRDPRHASSMAKLFGAAMVNNVVDRVLQIHGGMGYTRELPIERWYRQVRLYRIFEGTDEMQRLIISRDLLRGYTKIGLLL, via the coding sequence GTGGACTTCTCACTGAGCGACGAGGAGAAGGCGATCCGGGAGACGGTTCGCAGCTTCGTGGAGAAGGAGGTCATGCCGCTGGAGGACACGGTGTTGCGCCGCGAGCGCGCGCACCGGCCCGGACTGTTGCTGGAGGAGCTGCGCGAACTGCAGCAGAAGGCCCGCGCGTTCGGATTCTGGGGCCTCGCCACGCCGGAGGAGTACGGCGGAATGGGGCTGCCGGCCGTGATGCAGTCGCTGATCTGGACCGAGATCGGGCGCACGATCGTGCCGTTCCGGTTCGGCGGCGAGGCGGACAACATCCTGTTCCACGCGTCGCCGGAGCAGAAGGAGGAGTTCCTGCTGCCGACGATCGAGGGAAAGCGCATCTCGTGCTTCGCGATCACCGAGCCGGGCGCGGGATCGGACGCGGCGAACATCCGGATGTCCGCGCGGCAGGACGGCGACGACTGGATCCTCAACGGTGAGAAGACGTTCATCACGAACGGCAACGAGGCCGACTTCGCGATCGTGGTCGCGGTGACGGATCCCGCGCTGGGCGCGCGGCGCGGCGGGGCGACCGCGTTCCTGGTCGACCGCGCGATGGGGTGGCGGTCGGAGTTCATCCAGACCATGGGCGAGGGCGGGCCGGCGTCGCTGATCTTCGAGGACGTGCGGGTGCCGTCGCGGAACATCCTGGGCGACGTGGGCGCCGGCTTCGAGCTGGGCATGCAGTGGATCGGCAAGGGGCGGTACACGATTCCGTCGCACGCGCTCGGGATCGCGGAGCGCGCGCTGGAGATGGCGCTCGCGCACGCGCGCACCCGGGAGACGTTCGGCAGGGTGATCGGGGAGAACCAGGCGATCCAGTGGATGATCGCGGACTCCGAGGTGGAGCTGGAGGCCGCGCGCATGCTGGTGCTGCGGGCCGCGTGGACCGTGGACGCCGGGCGCGATCCCCGGCACGCGTCGTCGATGGCGAAGCTCTTCGGCGCCGCGATGGTCAACAACGTGGTGGACCGGGTGCTGCAGATCCACGGCGGCATGGGATACACGCGCGAACTGCCGATCGAGCGCTGGTACCGGCAGGTCCGGCTCTACCGGATCTTCGAGGGGACCGACGAGATGCAGCGGCTGATCATCTCTCGCGACCTGCTCCGCGGGTACACGAAGATCGGGCTTCTGCTGTAG
- a CDS encoding acyl-CoA dehydrogenase family protein codes for MDLALSPEQDAVRELAARFADRELLPHAAEWDRRESIDLGIVKSLGDLGFLGLTIPASDGGSEGDHLAYCLVLEELGRGDSAVRGVLSVSLGLVSKTISGYGSEAQRSEWLPRLCAGEALGCFALTEPGTGSDAGSLATRAVRDGTDWLISGEKTFITNGTWADVALVFARTGEKVSAFLVPTDAPGFSRHEIKGKLGLRGQATASLSFDSVRVPSSALVGEEGKGLRIAMSALAKGRMSVAAGCVGIARGCLDAAVSYAGSRTQFGKPIAGHQLVQQLLSEIAVDTAAARMLTWRVADLIDRGQPFATESSMAKLFASEAAVRCANNALQVFGGYGYIDEYPVGKYLRDARVMTLYEGTSQIQQLIIGRALTGINAIS; via the coding sequence ATGGATCTTGCACTCTCGCCGGAGCAGGACGCCGTGCGTGAGCTGGCCGCACGCTTCGCCGACCGGGAGCTGCTGCCGCACGCGGCCGAGTGGGACCGCCGCGAGTCGATCGACCTCGGCATCGTCAAAAGCCTCGGTGACCTGGGCTTCCTCGGCCTGACCATCCCCGCGTCGGACGGGGGTTCGGAGGGCGACCACCTCGCCTACTGCCTGGTCCTGGAGGAACTCGGGCGTGGCGACTCGGCCGTCCGCGGCGTGCTCTCCGTCTCGCTCGGCCTCGTTTCCAAGACCATCAGTGGGTACGGGTCGGAGGCGCAACGATCCGAGTGGCTGCCGCGGCTGTGCGCGGGGGAGGCGCTCGGCTGCTTCGCGCTGACCGAGCCGGGCACGGGCTCGGACGCGGGCTCGCTGGCGACGCGGGCCGTGCGGGACGGCACGGACTGGCTGATCAGCGGCGAGAAGACCTTCATCACCAACGGTACGTGGGCGGACGTCGCGCTCGTCTTCGCGCGCACCGGCGAGAAGGTGAGCGCGTTCCTCGTACCCACGGATGCCCCTGGTTTCTCGCGACACGAGATCAAGGGGAAGCTGGGGCTGCGGGGGCAGGCCACGGCGTCACTGTCGTTCGATTCCGTGCGCGTTCCCTCGTCCGCGCTCGTCGGCGAGGAGGGGAAAGGACTCCGCATCGCGATGTCCGCGCTCGCGAAGGGGCGCATGTCCGTGGCCGCGGGATGCGTCGGGATCGCGCGGGGCTGCCTCGACGCCGCCGTCTCCTACGCCGGTTCCCGGACGCAGTTCGGCAAGCCGATCGCGGGTCATCAACTGGTGCAGCAACTGCTCTCCGAGATCGCGGTGGACACCGCGGCCGCGCGCATGCTGACCTGGCGGGTGGCCGATCTGATCGACCGCGGACAGCCTTTCGCGACCGAGTCGTCGATGGCGAAACTGTTCGCCAGTGAGGCCGCGGTCCGGTGCGCGAACAATGCGCTGCAGGTCTTCGGTGGCTACGGATACATCGACGAGTACCCGGTCGGGAAGTACCTGCGCGACGCGCGCGTCATGACGCTCTACGAAGGCACCAGCCAGATACAGCAGCTCATCATCGGCCGGGCGCTGACCGGCATCAACGCCATTTCGTGA
- a CDS encoding TetR/AcrR family transcriptional regulator, which produces MPRPKQALLSRERIIATATALIDEEGLGAVSTRRLAAELGVRGPSLYNHFATKDEILDAVADSIIEHVDTGVFADRPWPEALRTWGHSYRAALAAHPNIVPHMARGPGRRPAALRMADAVYGGLVREGWPPARATHIGALMRYLVAGSALGSFARGFVEDPALYAEDYPHLTQAHRLPEHQRSVDEGAFTLGLDALIAGLTHTYDQFRYGENLRR; this is translated from the coding sequence ATGCCCCGGCCGAAGCAAGCCCTCCTCAGCCGCGAGCGGATCATCGCGACCGCGACCGCGCTGATCGACGAGGAGGGCCTGGGCGCGGTCTCCACCCGGCGGCTCGCGGCCGAGCTGGGCGTGCGCGGCCCATCGCTCTACAACCACTTCGCCACGAAGGACGAGATCCTGGACGCGGTCGCCGACTCGATCATCGAGCACGTCGACACCGGGGTCTTCGCGGACCGGCCCTGGCCGGAGGCGCTGCGGACCTGGGGCCACTCCTACCGCGCCGCGCTGGCCGCGCACCCGAACATCGTGCCGCACATGGCGCGCGGCCCCGGCCGCCGCCCGGCCGCGCTGCGGATGGCGGACGCGGTCTACGGCGGGCTGGTCCGCGAGGGCTGGCCGCCCGCGCGCGCCACGCACATCGGCGCGCTGATGCGCTATCTCGTGGCCGGCTCCGCGCTCGGCTCGTTCGCGCGCGGTTTCGTGGAGGATCCGGCGCTCTACGCGGAGGACTACCCGCACCTCACCCAGGCACATCGGCTCCCGGAGCACCAGCGCAGCGTGGACGAGGGCGCGTTCACGCTCGGCCTGGACGCGCTCA